The Lujinxingia vulgaris genome segment GAAGCTGCCCGCGAGCAGATCGTTGTCAAACCTGCACCCTGAGAGCCCCACCATGAGCGCTGCGCCCCTTGAAACCCCTGAGCCCCCCCGCGTCAGCCGCCCGGTGATGAAGCTTGTGGAGCGCGCCGTGCGCGACTTCGCGCTGGTGGAGCCCGGCGACCACGTGGCCGTAGGCATCTCCGGCGGCAAAGACTCGCTTCTGCTCGCAGCCGCCATGCTGGAGCTCGCCGCGCGCGAGGATATGGGCTTTAAGGTCACCTTGATTCACCTCGACCAGAACCAGCCCGGCTTTGACCGCGAGGGCCTCAACGCCGCGATGGCGCGCCTGGGCGCGCCGCTCGAAGTGATCGACCGCGACACCCACTCGGTGGTGCAGAAGATGCTCAAACCCGGGCAGATCCCCTGTGCCATCTGCGGGCGAATGCGCCGCGGCATCCTCAACGCGTACTGCGCGGAGCAGGGCTACACCAAACTCGCGATGGGGCATCACCTCGATGATGCCGTGGAGACGTATTTCTTAAATCTGCTCTTTGGCAGCCGCCTCGACCCGCTCAAGCCCGCCACGCCGGCGTCGACCCATCCGGTCACGACGATTCGGCCGCTGATTCTCGTCGAGGAGCGAAAGATTGAAGCCTGGGTCGACGAGGTCGGGTTGATGCCGGTGGCTTGCCCGGTCTGCGACAGCTTCCCGCAGTCGAGCCGCCGCGACGTCAAGGCCTTCTGGCAGGGATTTTCCGAGCTCGCCCACCGCGATGTGTACGCCTCGGTGCGTGAGGCCCTCTATGGCGACCCGGCGGTCTTCAGTGACGTTTCGGTTGAGAGTGCCTGAACGAAAAAAAACGCCGCGTTTCGCGGCGTTTTTTTGTGGCGGATGATGTCCTGTTGGGCAGGGCGCCTCAGTAAGGGGACTGGTCGACCAGCACCTCGCGCGGCTTATACCCGTCGGATTCTCCGACGATGCCCTCGATCTCCATAATATCGACCATGCGGGCGGCGCGGTTGTAGCCCACGCGCAGCTTGCGCTGGAGCATCGAGATGGAGGCCTGTTTCGATTCGACGACCAGGCGCACAGCCTCCTCGTAGAACTCGTCTTTATCCTCGTCGGCCACCGCGCTCTCATCATCCTCACCATCTTCGGCGAGGATCGATTCATCGTAGTTGGGCTCGCCCTGGACCTTGAGGAACTCGACCATCTTGTCGATCTCCTTCTCCGAGACGTAGGCGCCGTGGGTACGCTGCAAAAAGCTCGTGCCCGGCGGCACAAAGAGCATGTCACCG includes the following:
- a CDS encoding tRNA 2-thiocytidine biosynthesis TtcA family protein, encoding MSAAPLETPEPPRVSRPVMKLVERAVRDFALVEPGDHVAVGISGGKDSLLLAAAMLELAAREDMGFKVTLIHLDQNQPGFDREGLNAAMARLGAPLEVIDRDTHSVVQKMLKPGQIPCAICGRMRRGILNAYCAEQGYTKLAMGHHLDDAVETYFLNLLFGSRLDPLKPATPASTHPVTTIRPLILVEERKIEAWVDEVGLMPVACPVCDSFPQSSRRDVKAFWQGFSELAHRDVYASVREALYGDPAVFSDVSVESA